Genomic segment of Candidatus Bathyarchaeum sp.:
TTACTATTCCTTCAGCATGCAACTGCTCAGCAAGCTTTTCTGCAACCCGATACATCATGCGTTTACATAAAAGACAAGTATACTTCCGGTTAGTTTCCATAATTTGCTTCAGGTTCTCACCGTGCTGAACCACATACATTTTTCTTGGTCCCCCAATTGCCCAACTAAACACGGCTTCTGCGACTTTGAGGGCTTTTTTTGTTACAGCTTCATCAGTAAAGGGCGCATTGTCAAAATAAACAGGAACAACTGGGCTGCCTCGTTTCATTACTAGCCAACAGGCAACTGGAGAATCGATTCCTCCACTAAACAAACCAAGAACCCGTGGCTGAACCCCAAGGGGCATTCCACCAACGGCTTCAACTGTTTGAGAGTAAACAAAGGCTTGATTATCCCTGATTTCAACACCCAAAACCACGTCAGGGTTGCCCAGATTAACTGTTAATTCCAGTTTTTCACCAAATGTGTCCAAAACTTTTTGCCCTAAAATTTTGCGAACATCAGAACTGGTGTAATTATGCTCACCCACACGTTTACATTTCACAGCAAAACTGTTTCCAGCTTTAAGCACATTTCCTACAACTTGTAAGCTTTTTTCGATTATTTCATCAAGATCAGGATTTACCTCAACAGCAGGAGAAAGAGAAGAAACCCCAAAAACCCGAGCCAACTTATCTGCCGCTTCTAACGCTGAAGACGTTTTTAGGTAAAATCTACCATGTTTTCGAACAAGTTCACTGTATTCAATGTTGTAGTGTTTAAGGCTCTGTCTAATGTTTCGGGAGAGCTTTTTTTCATAATATTTTCGGGTCCAAATTTTTTTGAGCCACAACTCGCCACTGAAACGAACAATAACCGTGTCGTAAATACTGTTCAGGCTAGTTTCCACTTGGGTCCCTCTGCAGTATCTTCAATAACTAATCCAGCTTTTTTCATGCG
This window contains:
- the thiI gene encoding tRNA 4-thiouridine(8) synthase ThiI, with the translated sequence METSLNSIYDTVIVRFSGELWLKKIWTRKYYEKKLSRNIRQSLKHYNIEYSELVRKHGRFYLKTSSALEAADKLARVFGVSSLSPAVEVNPDLDEIIEKSLQVVGNVLKAGNSFAVKCKRVGEHNYTSSDVRKILGQKVLDTFGEKLELTVNLGNPDVVLGVEIRDNQAFVYSQTVEAVGGMPLGVQPRVLGLFSGGIDSPVACWLVMKRGSPVVPVYFDNAPFTDEAVTKKALKVAEAVFSWAIGGPRKMYVVQHGENLKQIMETNRKYTCLLCKRMMYRVAEKLAEQLHAEGIVTGEAIGEQASQTMTNLRVLSEAITEYPVHRPLLGFDKHETEAIARKIGTHELSTRKASGCGAVPYQPSTKAKLEDVHKAEEKLDIDAMVKRSLESVKLVEL